GAAAGCCGGCTTTATCAGTGATGTAACACTCAACAAAACCAGCTTTTAGGAGTAATGAGTTTTGTGTGCTGAGTCCTGAGTACTTAAGTAAAGTATAGAGCGAATAAGGACTCAATAATCTTTTATTTGAAGCGATAGCCAATACCACCATTGATGCTAACAGCAGAAGCATCGCTATTTTGGTAAGCACCAAGTCCGACTTTGGCATTAGTGTAGACGAGGAAATTGTTAGCAACTTCCGATTCAACGCCAGCACCTAGCACTACTGAATCTCTATTACCTATGGGAGTTGGTGAGCCATCTTTCTCTACAAAAGAATAACCACCAGTTAAATAGGCATTAGTTTTATTAGCGATGGGCACATCCACAGAAAGTTCAGGGATGATAGCACTTGTCTTATCACTCCAGAGGACATTACCGCGTGCAGAAAACGGCGTATTTCCTAACTTTGCACGACCTGTTACATTACCGCCAAATGTAGCATCGTCGTTGATACCTTGTCCGCCACTAGTAACGCCAGCTGCAACACCAGCGCCAACATAACTAGCATCAGTACCCTTTTTGGTTTCAGCAGAAGCTTGACCAGCTGATAGAACAAAAGGAGCAACTATTAAGGAAGACAATGCAGAAATTGTCAATAAAGACTTGAGTAAGCGCTTCATAATTTTCACCAAACTTTGTATTTTTTACTTATATATTCAAGGTCGAAAATCGTGTGAGAAGGTTCCAAATATTTCCCAGATTTTATTAAATGAATGTTTCTATTGATGCCTACAATTGAGAAATAACTAGCTCTGAAAATAATAAATTAGCTGTTATAATTACATTCAATGTCTTTTAGTCTGAGTTCTTTGTTCCCAAAATAGACGCTTTGAAAACTGGCACAATATTTGGAACTAGAACTTAGTAAGTATCTGGTAAATAAAATACCCGAATAACAATTTTTTGCCGAGATTTTCACAGATGATGAAAAAGTAGGCTGTAACATCTGTTGCAACAAGCTATAGAGGGAATCTATAAAGTTAATCTTGAGCAATTTTTGTGGAGATTGAATAATGCTAACCGCTGCAAAAACGTTGTCTGGTTTGATGGGTTTATGTGTCGGTGATGCGTTGGGTGTGCCAGTGGAGTTTACTAGCCGCGCTGAACGAGTAAAATCTCCAGTGACAACGATGTTGGGTTATGGCACATGGAATCAACCACCAGGAACTTGGTCAGATGATAGTTCCTTAAGCTTTTGTTTGGCAGAATGTCTTTGTAGAGGGTATTCGTTGGAGGCTATAGCCAATTCCTTCTGGCGCTGGTACAAGGAAGCTTACTGGACTCCCCGTGGTGATGTCTTTGATATTGGTCAAACTACCCACACAGCAATTATGCGCCTGAAACAGGGAGTTGTTCCCCATCAGGCAGGCGGTAAGGTTGAAAATAGTAATGGCAATGGTTCTTTAATGAGAATCTTGCCGATGGCTTATTGTCATAGAAACTTAACTTTAGGTGAATTGCTGGCGCGGGTGCATGATGTTTCGGCGATTACTCATGCTCATGCGCGATCGCAAATGGCCTGCGGCATTTATATTAGTATTGCAGTGGCGCTCTTAGAAGGTGCTGACCCCCAAACAGCTTATTTACAAGGATTACAAGACATTCAAACAATTTATTCTGTCCGAGAATTTTTGTTAGAAAAGCCGCATTTTGGCAGAATTTTCAGTGGTGAGATTGCCAAAGTACCAGTAGAAGAGATTAACTCTGGTGGCTACGTAATTGACACCTTAGAGTCATCCCTCTGGTGTTTGTTAAATAGCTCGTCTTATTCTGAAGCAGTATTGAAAGCTGTGAATTTAGGCGGAGATACTGATACTACCGCCGCCGTCACCGGTGGGTTAGCGGGAATTTACTACGGCGTGGAAAATATTCCCAAACAATGGATAAACCAAATTGCTCGTAGACAAGACATTATTTACTTAGCAGAGCGTTTTACAAGGGCTGTTTACAGCTAGTTTTGAATTAGAAATTATACCAAGTGTTTGATGAGCGCCTTTTCGCAAGTAAAATCAGTAGTAGAAAAGTTTCATACTGGTTGAACAATGCTAACCGATACAAAAACATTGTCTGGTTTGATGGGTTTATGTATTGGTGATGCATTGGGTGTG
This Nostoc sp. C052 DNA region includes the following protein-coding sequences:
- a CDS encoding ADP-ribosylglycohydrolase family protein, whose protein sequence is MLTAAKTLSGLMGLCVGDALGVPVEFTSRAERVKSPVTTMLGYGTWNQPPGTWSDDSSLSFCLAECLCRGYSLEAIANSFWRWYKEAYWTPRGDVFDIGQTTHTAIMRLKQGVVPHQAGGKVENSNGNGSLMRILPMAYCHRNLTLGELLARVHDVSAITHAHARSQMACGIYISIAVALLEGADPQTAYLQGLQDIQTIYSVREFLLEKPHFGRIFSGEIAKVPVEEINSGGYVIDTLESSLWCLLNSSSYSEAVLKAVNLGGDTDTTAAVTGGLAGIYYGVENIPKQWINQIARRQDIIYLAERFTRAVYS